A single region of the Micropterus dolomieu isolate WLL.071019.BEF.003 ecotype Adirondacks linkage group LG18, ASM2129224v1, whole genome shotgun sequence genome encodes:
- the brpf3a gene encoding bromodomain and PHD finger-containing protein 3 isoform X2 produces the protein MRKVRRWECDTVVSGLNMGRGRGRGRGRGRGSSGQLRSPSPYRLQLSPSRETLTYAQAQKIVEVDLEGRLHRINITDPLPVITEDEMMAQDIAECNSNKENSEQTQSKTRSWRKPSNSKSRKSGKNTSHQNQRSGSQQHTGPANSFQHPSQQSPLPEPTFRVLSSVCPSEAPPLPAAYYRYIEKSLEEQDSVAEYDMDEEDLAWLEMVNQKRVTDGHASVPPDTFELLIDRLERESILESRNQALSQSAVDEDAFCCVCLDDECLNSNVILFCDICNLAVHQECYGVPYVPEGQWLCRCCLQSPSRPVDCVLCPNRGGAFKQTSDGRWAHVVCAIWIPEVCFANTVFLEPVEGVKNIPPARWKLTCYLCKQKGRGASIQCHKANCYRAFHVTCAQKAGLFMKIDPVRETGVNGTTFSVKKTAFCEHHSPVGSRRDGSGDESVEGRLVGGRGNRGQRSYTQSPPSPPSKKATKGQKKKNTKGFGGSTRRSTVPVLLVPQIPSHRLNRICTGVEVQRKNQFMQRLHNYWLLKRQSRNGMPLIRRLHSHLQTHRTAEQEPDEKLCAAREELRYWQKLRQDLERARLLVELIRKRERLKREQMKIQQAALELKLTPALVLLRSTLDQLQEKDTAKIFSQPVNLSEVPDYLEFISQPMDFSTMRTKLEGHAYCSIADLEKDFELVISNCLKYNSKDTMFHKAALQLREVGGAVLRHAHRQSQSIGLDPTTGMHLPETLNKHGFYHCTWDDVDSLLDPENRLHLTTDEQLKALLDKLDMVTSMRTSGGRTKRIRLLRREINNLRQKMNHQQQNSQSVNGNDKEDEGEEEEEEEEEEEEEDEKKKEKTKVVDNGHLSAVSNSGTDDSPPVLELTCPVSSPLPGDAPLEPPVLGIVTGGRRSPGRSYKRQRSSRSGSKSQGEDEAEVGETPSSQPEAVHEVTPLGTPTLPLVGVGRRTSVLFKKAKNGARMAKNKCPPQQNGKTSEDKTNGLDSTPASPKSPSVTNITTLPPTPNASPTPPSPSSHHLRSRGHSSESEADKLPPPPRDRGLTNGKLTSADYDDDDQKLNCSVPPPKRSRGKPALAKVPSSENGDITGSGKSTLLSLDSETELSPLDLVWAKCRGYPSYPAMIVDPDMPQEGLLHNGIPIPVPPVEVLKLGEWRETEEGEKLFLVLFFDTKRTWQWLPRNKLLPLGMDDTVDKLRLMEGKKPSVRKSVHTAYDRAMVHLNHVRGNLNFTPSNFI, from the exons ATGCGGAAGGTGAGGAGGTGGGAATGTGACACAGTTGTTAGCGGACTCAACATGGGTAGGGGTCgaggcagagggagagggaggggcagGGGGTCATCTGGCCAGTTGCGGTCCCCCTCGCCCTACAGACTGCAGCTCTCTCCATCCAGGGAAACTTTGACGTACGCTCAGGCACAGAAAATAGTGGAAGTGGACCTAGAGGGAAGGCTCCACCGGATTAACATCACAGATCCTCTGCCGGTTATTACGGAGGACGAGATGATGGCCCAGGATATTGCTGAGTGCAACAGCAACAAGGAGAACAGTGAACAAACACAGAGTAAAACTAGATCGTGGAGGAAGCCCTCAAACAGTAAAAGCAGGAAGAGTGGGAAAAATACGTCTCACCAGAACCAACGGTCTGGCTCACAGCAGCACACAGGACCTGCTAATTCCTTCCAGCACCCGTCCCAACAAAGCCCTCTGCCTGAGCCCACCTTTCGTGTGCTGAGTTCAGTTTGCCCCTCTGAGGCGCCTCCTCTCCCAGCAGCCTATTATCGTTACATAGAAAAGTCACTGGAGGAACAGGACAGTGTGGCTGAGTACGACATGGACGAGGAGGACCTGGCCTGGCTGGAGATGGTTAACCAAAAGAGGGTGACTGACGGCCATGCCTCAGTACCTCCAGACACATTTGAACTGCTGATTGACCGCCTGGAGAGGGAATCCATCCTGGAGTCCCGCAACCAGGCGCTGTCCCAGAGTGCCGTTGACGAGGATGCTTTCTGCTGCGTCTGCTTGGATGACGAATGTCTGAACAGTAATGTCATCCTCTTCTGTGACATCTGCAACCTGGCCGTCCACCAGGAGTGTTACGGTGTGCCCTACGTACCGGAGGGTCAGTGGCTGTGCCGCTGCTGCCTGCAGTCCCCTTCCCGTCCTGTAGACTGTGTGCTCTGTCCCAACCGAGGAGGTGCCTTCAAACAGACAAGTGATGGACGTTGGGCCCACGTTGTCTGTGCCATATGGATCCCGGAGGTGTGCTTTGCCAACACTGTGTTTTTGGAGCCTGTTGAGGGGGTCAAGAACATCCCTCCTGCTCGCTGGAAGCTCACCTGCTACCTGTGTAAGCAGAAAGGCAGGGGGGCATCCATTCAGTGCCACAAAGCTAACTGTTACAGGGCATTTCATGTCACCTGCGCCCAGAAGGCCGGCCTGTTTATGAAGATAGACCCAGTCCGGGAGACGGGTGTCAACGGTACCACCTTCTCTGTGAAGAAGACTGCCTTCTGTGAGCATCATTCTCCAGTGGGGTCTCGGCGGGACGGCTCTGGAGACGAGTCGGTTGAAGGGAGACTGGTGGGAGGCAGGGGTAACCGGGGTCAAAGGTCCTACACTCAAAGCCCCCCCTCACCACCAAGTAAGAAGGCTACCAAGggccagaagaagaagaatacaaAAGGGTTTGGTGGGTCGACACGCCGCTCAACTGTGCCTGTGCTGCTCGTGCCTCAGATCCCTTCTCACAG GCTGAACAGGATCTGCACAGGTGTTGAAGTCCAGAGGAAAAATCAGTTCATGCAGAGGCTTCATAACTACTGGTTACTGAAACGACAGTCACGAAATGGGATGCCTTTAATACGCCGACTTCATTCCCATCTACAGACCCACAGGACTGCAGagcag GAGCCTGATGAGAAGCTGTGTGCTGCGAGAGAGGAGTTACGGTACTGGCAAAAGTTGAGGCAAGACCTGGAAAGGGCGCGGCTTTTGGTGGAGCTCATCCGCAAGAGAGAGAGGCTAAAGAGAGAACAG ATGAAAATTCAGCAGGCTGCTCTTGAATTGAAGTTGACCCCTGCGTTGGTGCTCCTGCGATCCACCTTGGACCAACTGCAAGAGAAGGACACTGCAAAAATCTTCTCTCAGCCGGTCAATCTATCAGAG GTCCCAGATTACCTGGAGTTTATTTCCCAACCCATGGACTTCTCCACCATGCGTACCAAACTGGAGGGACATGCCTACTGCTCCATCGCGGACCTAGAGAAGGATTTTGAACTTGTGATCTCCAACTGTCTGAAGTACAACTCCAAGGACACAATGTTTCACAAGGCAGCCTTACAACTGCGGGAGGTGGGTGGAGCCGTTCTCCGTCACGCCCACAGGCAGTCTCAGAGCATCGGCCTGGACCCCACCACTGGGATGCACCTCCCAGAGACTCTGAACAAACATGGTTTTTACCACTGTACGTGGGACGACG TGGACTCTCTCTTGGACCCAGAGAACAGACTGCACTTAACCACAGACGAACAGCTGAAGGCCTTACTGGACAAACTGGACATGGTTACATCCATGCGTACCAGTGGCGGTCGAACCAAACGCATTAGGCTGCTGCGCCGAGAGATCAACAATCTCAGACAGAAGATGAACCATCAGCAGCAAAACTCTCAGTCTGTGAACGGCAATGACAAGGAggatgaaggagaggaggaggaggaggaggaggaggaggaagaagaggaggacgagaagaaaaaagagaagacaAAAGTTGTTGATAATGGACATCTGTCAGCGGTGTCCAACTCTGGGACAg ATGACTCTCCTCCCGTGCTAGAACTTACCTGCCCAGTATCATCGCCGCTGCCAGGAGATGCTCCCCTGGAACCCCCTGTCCTGGGCATCGTAACTGGAGGGCGAAGGTCACCCGGACGCTCCTACAAGCGTCAGAGGTCATCCCGCAGTGGAAGCAAAAGCCAAGGTGAAGATGAGGCTGAAGTCGGTGAAACGCCATCTTCACAACCAGAGGCTGTTCACGAGGTCACTCCGCTGGGGACCCCGACTCTGCCTTTGGTTGGAGTTGGTCGCCGCACATCAGTTCTGTTTAAGAAAGCTAAAAATGGGGCACGAATGGCAAAGAACAAGTGCCCCCCACAGCAAAATGGGAAAACATCTGAGGATAAAACAAACGGGTTGGATAGCACCCCCGCCAGCCCCAAATCACCCAGTGTGACCAACATCACCACCTTACCTCCCACTCCAAACGCTTCTCCTACACCCCCCTCTCCTTCCTCACACCACCTGAGGTCCAGAGGCCACAGCTCAGAGAGTGAAGCAGACAAACTTCCTCCACCACCCAGAGACAGAG GCCTGACAAATGGAAAACTCACCTCTGCAGACTATGATGATGACGACCAAAAACTAAA CTGTAGTGTCCCCCCACCCAAACGAAGTCGTGGTAAACCTGCACTTGCTAAAGTTCCCAGCAGTGAGAACGGAGACATCACTGGGTCTG GAAAGTCTACACTTCTGTCTTTAGATAGTGAGACTGAGCTTTCACCCCTGGACCTAGTTTGGGCCAAATGCAGAGGATATCCATCATACCCGGCAATG ATTGTTGACCCAGACATGCCCCAGGAAGGGCTTCTTCACAACGGCATTCCCATTCCAGTGCCTCCTGTGGAGGTGCTCAAACTAGGCGAATGGAGGGAAACAGAAGAAGGCGAAAAGCTCTTCTTAGTGCTTTTCTTTGACACCAAAAGAACTTG GCAATGGCTCCCTCGGAACAAACTACTGCCGCTGGGGATGGATGACACTGTGGACAAACTGCGCTTAATGGAAGGCAAGAAACCCAGTGTTCGCAAGTCTGTACACACTGCATACGACCGGGCCATGGTACATTTAAACCACGTGAGAGGAAATCTAAACTTCACTCCCTCCAattttatataa
- the brpf3a gene encoding bromodomain and PHD finger-containing protein 3 isoform X5 has protein sequence MRKVRRWECDTVVSGLNMGRGRGRGRGRGRGSSGQLRSPSPYRLQLSPSRETLTYAQAQKIVEVDLEGRLHRINITDPLPVITEDEMMAQDIAECNSNKENSEQTQSKTRSWRKPSNSKSRKSGKNTSHQNQRSGSQQHTGPANSFQHPSQQSPLPEPTFRVLSSVCPSEAPPLPAAYYRYIEKSLEEQDSVAEYDMDEEDLAWLEMVNQKRVTDGHASVPPDTFELLIDRLERESILESRNQALSQSAVDEDAFCCVCLDDECLNSNVILFCDICNLAVHQECYGVPYVPEGQWLCRCCLQSPSRPVDCVLCPNRGGAFKQTSDGRWAHVVCAIWIPEVCFANTVFLEPVEGVKNIPPARWKLTCYLCKQKGRGASIQCHKANCYRAFHVTCAQKAGLFMKIDPVRETGVNGTTFSVKKTAFCEHHSPVGSRRDGSGDESVEGRLVGGRGNRGQRSYTQSPPSPPSKKATKGQKKKNTKGFGGSTRRSTVPVLLVPQIPSHRLNRICTGVEVQRKNQFMQRLHNYWLLKRQSRNGMPLIRRLHSHLQTHRTAEQEPDEKLCAAREELRYWQKLRQDLERARLLVELIRKRERLKREQMKIQQAALELKLTPALVLLRSTLDQLQEKDTAKIFSQPVNLSEVPDYLEFISQPMDFSTMRTKLEGHAYCSIADLEKDFELVISNCLKYNSKDTMFHKAALQLREVGGAVLRHAHRQSQSIGLDPTTGMHLPETLNKHGFYHCTWDDVDSLLDPENRLHLTTDEQLKALLDKLDMVTSMRTSGGRTKRIRLLRREINNLRQKMNHQQQNSQSVNGNDKEDEGEEEEEEEEEEEEEDEKKKEKTKVVDNGHLSAVSNSGTDDSPPVLELTCPVSSPLPGDAPLEPPVLGIVTGGRRSPGRSYKRQRSSRSGSKSQGEDEAEVGETPSSQPEAVHEVTPLGTPTLPLVGVGRRTSVLFKKAKNGARMAKNKCPPQQNGKTSEDKTNGLDSTPASPKSPSVTNITTLPPTPNASPTPPSPSSHHLRSRGHSSESEADKLPPPPRDRGLTNGKLTSADYDDDDQKLNCSVPPPKRSRGKPALAKVPSSENGDITGSDSETELSPLDLVWAKCRGYPSYPAMIVDPDMPQEGLLHNGIPIPVPPVEVLKLGEWRETEEGEKLFLVLFFDTKRTWQWLPRNKLLPLGMDDTVDKLRLMEGKKPSVRKSVHTAYDRAMVHLNHVRGNLNFTPSNFI, from the exons ATGCGGAAGGTGAGGAGGTGGGAATGTGACACAGTTGTTAGCGGACTCAACATGGGTAGGGGTCgaggcagagggagagggaggggcagGGGGTCATCTGGCCAGTTGCGGTCCCCCTCGCCCTACAGACTGCAGCTCTCTCCATCCAGGGAAACTTTGACGTACGCTCAGGCACAGAAAATAGTGGAAGTGGACCTAGAGGGAAGGCTCCACCGGATTAACATCACAGATCCTCTGCCGGTTATTACGGAGGACGAGATGATGGCCCAGGATATTGCTGAGTGCAACAGCAACAAGGAGAACAGTGAACAAACACAGAGTAAAACTAGATCGTGGAGGAAGCCCTCAAACAGTAAAAGCAGGAAGAGTGGGAAAAATACGTCTCACCAGAACCAACGGTCTGGCTCACAGCAGCACACAGGACCTGCTAATTCCTTCCAGCACCCGTCCCAACAAAGCCCTCTGCCTGAGCCCACCTTTCGTGTGCTGAGTTCAGTTTGCCCCTCTGAGGCGCCTCCTCTCCCAGCAGCCTATTATCGTTACATAGAAAAGTCACTGGAGGAACAGGACAGTGTGGCTGAGTACGACATGGACGAGGAGGACCTGGCCTGGCTGGAGATGGTTAACCAAAAGAGGGTGACTGACGGCCATGCCTCAGTACCTCCAGACACATTTGAACTGCTGATTGACCGCCTGGAGAGGGAATCCATCCTGGAGTCCCGCAACCAGGCGCTGTCCCAGAGTGCCGTTGACGAGGATGCTTTCTGCTGCGTCTGCTTGGATGACGAATGTCTGAACAGTAATGTCATCCTCTTCTGTGACATCTGCAACCTGGCCGTCCACCAGGAGTGTTACGGTGTGCCCTACGTACCGGAGGGTCAGTGGCTGTGCCGCTGCTGCCTGCAGTCCCCTTCCCGTCCTGTAGACTGTGTGCTCTGTCCCAACCGAGGAGGTGCCTTCAAACAGACAAGTGATGGACGTTGGGCCCACGTTGTCTGTGCCATATGGATCCCGGAGGTGTGCTTTGCCAACACTGTGTTTTTGGAGCCTGTTGAGGGGGTCAAGAACATCCCTCCTGCTCGCTGGAAGCTCACCTGCTACCTGTGTAAGCAGAAAGGCAGGGGGGCATCCATTCAGTGCCACAAAGCTAACTGTTACAGGGCATTTCATGTCACCTGCGCCCAGAAGGCCGGCCTGTTTATGAAGATAGACCCAGTCCGGGAGACGGGTGTCAACGGTACCACCTTCTCTGTGAAGAAGACTGCCTTCTGTGAGCATCATTCTCCAGTGGGGTCTCGGCGGGACGGCTCTGGAGACGAGTCGGTTGAAGGGAGACTGGTGGGAGGCAGGGGTAACCGGGGTCAAAGGTCCTACACTCAAAGCCCCCCCTCACCACCAAGTAAGAAGGCTACCAAGggccagaagaagaagaatacaaAAGGGTTTGGTGGGTCGACACGCCGCTCAACTGTGCCTGTGCTGCTCGTGCCTCAGATCCCTTCTCACAG GCTGAACAGGATCTGCACAGGTGTTGAAGTCCAGAGGAAAAATCAGTTCATGCAGAGGCTTCATAACTACTGGTTACTGAAACGACAGTCACGAAATGGGATGCCTTTAATACGCCGACTTCATTCCCATCTACAGACCCACAGGACTGCAGagcag GAGCCTGATGAGAAGCTGTGTGCTGCGAGAGAGGAGTTACGGTACTGGCAAAAGTTGAGGCAAGACCTGGAAAGGGCGCGGCTTTTGGTGGAGCTCATCCGCAAGAGAGAGAGGCTAAAGAGAGAACAG ATGAAAATTCAGCAGGCTGCTCTTGAATTGAAGTTGACCCCTGCGTTGGTGCTCCTGCGATCCACCTTGGACCAACTGCAAGAGAAGGACACTGCAAAAATCTTCTCTCAGCCGGTCAATCTATCAGAG GTCCCAGATTACCTGGAGTTTATTTCCCAACCCATGGACTTCTCCACCATGCGTACCAAACTGGAGGGACATGCCTACTGCTCCATCGCGGACCTAGAGAAGGATTTTGAACTTGTGATCTCCAACTGTCTGAAGTACAACTCCAAGGACACAATGTTTCACAAGGCAGCCTTACAACTGCGGGAGGTGGGTGGAGCCGTTCTCCGTCACGCCCACAGGCAGTCTCAGAGCATCGGCCTGGACCCCACCACTGGGATGCACCTCCCAGAGACTCTGAACAAACATGGTTTTTACCACTGTACGTGGGACGACG TGGACTCTCTCTTGGACCCAGAGAACAGACTGCACTTAACCACAGACGAACAGCTGAAGGCCTTACTGGACAAACTGGACATGGTTACATCCATGCGTACCAGTGGCGGTCGAACCAAACGCATTAGGCTGCTGCGCCGAGAGATCAACAATCTCAGACAGAAGATGAACCATCAGCAGCAAAACTCTCAGTCTGTGAACGGCAATGACAAGGAggatgaaggagaggaggaggaggaggaggaggaggaggaagaagaggaggacgagaagaaaaaagagaagacaAAAGTTGTTGATAATGGACATCTGTCAGCGGTGTCCAACTCTGGGACAg ATGACTCTCCTCCCGTGCTAGAACTTACCTGCCCAGTATCATCGCCGCTGCCAGGAGATGCTCCCCTGGAACCCCCTGTCCTGGGCATCGTAACTGGAGGGCGAAGGTCACCCGGACGCTCCTACAAGCGTCAGAGGTCATCCCGCAGTGGAAGCAAAAGCCAAGGTGAAGATGAGGCTGAAGTCGGTGAAACGCCATCTTCACAACCAGAGGCTGTTCACGAGGTCACTCCGCTGGGGACCCCGACTCTGCCTTTGGTTGGAGTTGGTCGCCGCACATCAGTTCTGTTTAAGAAAGCTAAAAATGGGGCACGAATGGCAAAGAACAAGTGCCCCCCACAGCAAAATGGGAAAACATCTGAGGATAAAACAAACGGGTTGGATAGCACCCCCGCCAGCCCCAAATCACCCAGTGTGACCAACATCACCACCTTACCTCCCACTCCAAACGCTTCTCCTACACCCCCCTCTCCTTCCTCACACCACCTGAGGTCCAGAGGCCACAGCTCAGAGAGTGAAGCAGACAAACTTCCTCCACCACCCAGAGACAGAG GCCTGACAAATGGAAAACTCACCTCTGCAGACTATGATGATGACGACCAAAAACTAAA CTGTAGTGTCCCCCCACCCAAACGAAGTCGTGGTAAACCTGCACTTGCTAAAGTTCCCAGCAGTGAGAACGGAGACATCACTGGGTCTG ATAGTGAGACTGAGCTTTCACCCCTGGACCTAGTTTGGGCCAAATGCAGAGGATATCCATCATACCCGGCAATG ATTGTTGACCCAGACATGCCCCAGGAAGGGCTTCTTCACAACGGCATTCCCATTCCAGTGCCTCCTGTGGAGGTGCTCAAACTAGGCGAATGGAGGGAAACAGAAGAAGGCGAAAAGCTCTTCTTAGTGCTTTTCTTTGACACCAAAAGAACTTG GCAATGGCTCCCTCGGAACAAACTACTGCCGCTGGGGATGGATGACACTGTGGACAAACTGCGCTTAATGGAAGGCAAGAAACCCAGTGTTCGCAAGTCTGTACACACTGCATACGACCGGGCCATGGTACATTTAAACCACGTGAGAGGAAATCTAAACTTCACTCCCTCCAattttatataa